A genomic segment from Paralichthys olivaceus isolate ysfri-2021 chromosome 22, ASM2471397v2, whole genome shotgun sequence encodes:
- the znf16l gene encoding zinc finger protein 16-like yields the protein MSRKRNYSFAETSLSPQPHGAFMEPSGSASRADGDFLELEPDEELLFSVNDITEHLGRNITLVLETALSEIRKMVSIRIRVLKMELREKTEEIDVLKARLDTVQRDGRDHFHSVATAEPSTESGYKKPDFSAGTKHNNADPRRAKSVMPGVKKENIDAICDYLMKDKNSRGCTEIDGDQSSQTSGEREARPEQDPHSLNLWPDSGMAGSGSGHGDSESTTDDIFSILPSGSKRMYDYEWITPIEYSSELKVMKEPECDNTLTGETDEDDDDDDDDETSRREGGGLDQSQVPLSHVQPSDFTVDPQSSSGEGGSPLEGSTDKPEAGQQFTSHTYICSLCGTFCPDSMFLEEHIKLIHSDSAGAQTLQALQSTSSAVPTMGSSSSDSMRSERGQHEDDTRPGAGVSISRGGGLVKKEIKIEGGYECGDCGRHFNYLGNLRQHQRIHTGEKPFMCPECGERFRHAARLKSHRLVHSGAQSPFPCPQCGKGFSVLSGLKRHQRVHTGESPYACPQCGRRFKELGNLYTHQRIHSGATPYCCQQCGRSFRHLGTYKSHRCTPAQ from the exons ATGAGTCGCAAAAGAAATTACAGTTTCGCTGAAACGAGCCTGTCTCCTCAACCCCACGGCGCCTTCATGGAACCTTCCGGGTCAGCGAGCCGAGCCGACGGCGATTTCCTGGAGCTGGAGCCCGACGAGGAGCTGCTCTTTTCAGTCAACGACATTACCGAGCACCTCGGCAGAAATATCACCTTGGTGCTGGAAACCGCGCTGTCTGAGATCCGGAAGATGGTCAGCATCAGGATACGAGTCCTGAAAATGGAACTGCGCGAAAAGACGGAAGAGATCGATGTGTTAAAGGCGAGACTGGACACCGTCCAGAGGGATGGCAGGGACCATTTCCACAGCGTTGCGACCGCGGAGCCATCCACAGAGTCCGGCTACAAGAAACCCGATTTCAGCGCCGGAACCAAGCACAACAACGCCGACCCCAGGAGAGCGAAGAGTGTCATGCCCGGTGTGAAGAAAGAGAATATAGATGCTATTTGTGACTATCTGATGAAAGACAAGAACTCGAGAGGTTGTACCGAAATAGACGGAGACCAGAGCAGCCAAACCAGCGGCGAGAGGGAGGCTCGACCAGAGCAGGACCCGCACTCTCTAAACCTGTGGCCTGACAGCGGAATGGCTGGCTCCGGCTCTGGGCACGGAGACTCCGAGTCCACCACAGATGACATATTCAGTATACTTCCCTCTGGCAGCAAACGGATGTACGATTACGAATGGATAACCCCGATCGAATATTCCTCAGAACTGAAAG TCATGAAGGAGCCAGAGTGTGATAACACCCTCACCGGCGAGacggatgaggatgatgatgatgatgacgacgatgagACGtccaggagggaggggggtggacTTGACCAGTCCCAGGTTCCGCTCTCACATGTCCAGCCCTCTGATTTCACTGTTGATCCCCAGAGCTCTTCAGGGGAGGGAGGTAGTCCCCTGGAAGGCAGTACAGACAAGCCTGAGGCAG GTCAACAGTTCACCAGTCACACCTACATCTGCTCTCTATGTGGAACCTTCTGCCCTGATTCTATGTTCCTGGAAGAACATATTAAACTGATACACTCAGACTCTGCAGGTGCCCAGACTCTTCAGGCCCTGCAGTCCACCTCCTCTGCCGTACCCACCAtggggagcagcagcagtgactccATGAGGAGTGAAAGAGGGCAGCACGAAGATGACACGAGACCAGGAGCTGGTGTCAGCATCAGTCGGGGAGGAGGGCTTGTGAAAAAGGAGATTAAAATTGAGGGGGGTTATGAGTGTGGGGACTGTGGCCGCCATTTTAACTACCTTGGCAACCTGCGACAGCACCAACGTATTCATACCGGGGAAAAGCCCTTCATGTGTCCAGAATGTGGGGAGAGATTCCGCCACGCGGCCCGGTTAAAAAGCCACAGGCTGGTGCACAGTGGAGCCCAGAGCCCCTTCCCATGCCCCCAGTGTGGCAAAGGTTTCTCAGTGCTGTCTGGACTCAAAAGACACCAACGGGTCCACACTGGTGAGAGCCCATACGCCTGTCCTCAGTGCGGCCGCCGCTTTAAGGAGCTCGGGAACCTGTACACTCATCAGAGGATCCACAGTGGGGCCACACCTTACTGTTGCCAGCAGTGTGGGCGCAGCTTCCGCCACCTGGGTACCTACAAGAGCCACCGCTGCACCCCGGCACAGTAA